From a single Sporosarcina oncorhynchi genomic region:
- a CDS encoding ubiquinol-cytochrome c reductase iron-sulfur subunit, with the protein MMSSKVSRRQFLSYTLMGVGGFMVSATVMPMVRFAVDPVLQTKGDGDFIPTSQKVADLSETPVRVDFTIKDRKDGWYKSDVSDTAWVYKQGDEIIALSPVCKHLGCTVSWEGDKHENEFFCPCHAGRYQKNGKNIPGTPPIGPLDEYLVEIVDGYLHLGKTVPNTLV; encoded by the coding sequence TTGATGAGCAGCAAAGTTTCAAGGCGCCAATTCCTGAGTTACACATTGATGGGTGTCGGTGGATTTATGGTTTCGGCCACAGTTATGCCGATGGTCCGCTTTGCGGTTGATCCTGTATTGCAGACGAAGGGTGATGGCGATTTCATTCCCACTTCTCAAAAAGTGGCTGACTTGAGCGAAACACCTGTACGTGTTGACTTTACGATTAAAGATCGAAAAGATGGCTGGTACAAGTCAGACGTTTCCGACACCGCTTGGGTGTACAAACAAGGCGATGAGATCATAGCACTTTCTCCTGTCTGTAAGCATCTTGGATGCACAGTAAGCTGGGAAGGCGACAAGCATGAAAATGAATTTTTCTGCCCTTGCCACGCAGGACGTTACCAGAAAAACGGTAAGAATATACCGGGAACACCACCTATTGGACCACTTGACGAATATTTGGTCGAAATCGTGGATGGGTATCTTCATCTTGGAAAAACAGTTCCAAACACATTAGTTTAA
- the qcrB gene encoding menaquinol-cytochrome c reductase cytochrome b subunit gives MLNKIYDWVDERLDITPIWRDIADHEVPEHVNPAHHFSAFIYCFGGLTFFVTVIQILSGMFLTMYYTPDIENAWKSVYYLQNEVAFGEIVRGMHHWGASLVIVMMFLHTLRVFFTGSYKKPRELNWIVGVLIFVTMLGLGFTGYLLPWDMKALFATKVGIEIAASVPFIGEQIKILLAGDSTILGAQTLTRFFAIHVFFLPAALLGLLAAHFIMIRRQGISGPL, from the coding sequence GTGCTAAACAAAATTTATGACTGGGTTGATGAACGGTTGGATATCACCCCGATTTGGCGGGATATCGCTGACCATGAAGTACCAGAGCACGTAAACCCTGCACATCATTTTTCTGCATTCATCTATTGTTTCGGTGGTTTGACGTTTTTCGTAACGGTCATCCAGATTCTATCAGGAATGTTCCTTACAATGTACTATACCCCGGATATTGAAAATGCATGGAAATCCGTTTACTATCTTCAAAACGAAGTAGCATTCGGAGAAATTGTGCGCGGGATGCACCATTGGGGGGCATCGCTTGTTATCGTAATGATGTTCCTACATACGTTGCGTGTATTCTTTACAGGCTCTTATAAGAAACCACGTGAACTTAACTGGATCGTCGGTGTTCTTATTTTCGTTACAATGTTAGGTCTAGGCTTTACAGGTTACCTATTGCCTTGGGATATGAAAGCATTATTTGCTACCAAAGTTGGTATCGAAATTGCAGCATCTGTACCGTTTATCGGTGAACAGATCAAGATCCTCCTTGCAGGGGATTCGACTATCCTAGGTGCACAAACATTAACACGTTTCTTCGCGATTCATGTATTCTTCCTACCAGCTGCTTTGCTTGGGTTGCTTGCAGCACACTTTATCATGATCAGAAGACAAGGTATTTCCGGACCTCTATAA